From the Papaver somniferum cultivar HN1 chromosome 2, ASM357369v1, whole genome shotgun sequence genome, the window TACCTGATATAATCAAACGATTCCTAAAATCCGGGGTTAAATCGTGTATGTTAGTACATCCTCAGACTCTAGAATGATGTCATGAGAGGTCTGGGTAAACATTGAGGCAAATTGGGCGAGAGCATAAACTCCAGCCACCGACTTTTGGGTCCATCTGGTGCAGTTAAAGATACTTCACTTATGGTCTAACAATCCAAGGTATGTCCTGGTTTCCAACATTCTGTACATTTTAGAGGTTTTGATTTTTTGGGGACTGATAAAATTCCTTTAGATGTTGATGTTGCTTCTTTAAAAACCGCATCCCACTCCATGAAATTATAAGAACAGGTAAGACTCCTAGAAACCCAAAATGTCAACCAAAACAAATTATTCCTGCTGCTATAAACAAAGTTTGCATTCAATACGGCGGCTCACCAATTGAAAAAAAGTGCATTCAGTAAACCTACTATAGGAACACACTAATAGACCACAACTATGGAGCCAAAAAAAGTGCATCATGTCAAGACTATGGCGCCAAAGTCGCATCATGTTATTTTCAGCTCAAATCATATCatcaaaacaactaatcacatataGAAAATTTAATTAGTAAATTCATGTAAGAAATAAACATAAAAAGTTACCTGTAAATTGAAAGCTAGGGTTTTCATTAACATTTCATGTTAATTTGAAATTCAGTAAAATTTGGGGTCAGATCAGATCCATACAAAAAAAGAAGGAACAAACGAACCTCTTTAGCATGATGAAGACACTCGAGATAATCTTCTCTAAGAAGAGCACAATCTTTAGGTTCTCTACAACTTGACATACATTCACTGAAATCTGTCCAGAAATCGTAACACCTTCCTTTGTTCCCTGTGATTCCCCATCCTGATGCCATCTCGAGAACaaatctctctttctctctttctctctccctctctctgtaGATTGATCGATTTAATTTTAGCTCCAAATGAATCTTCTCGTTGATGTCAAATGGCTAGATTTAGCAAGGGAGCTACTGACCTTGTTTGGTTACAAAACTATAAATGATATAAGGTAGTGTTTGGCAATTACTTTTTAGATttcatttttctctcttttaaaaaaatattcaaaatggGTCTTCTTTTGTGGGATAAATTTTTGATTGGGACATTTTTTTGACGGGTAGGGGACAAATCAGAAGTTGACAAGTGTCTTTCATACTAATTGATTTTaacaaattttgttttcaaaaagataaaatataacCAATTAATATGACCAATATTTTATCCAAAAATGAATTACACTTGTTCAGTGAGTTAGGCTTAATATCAAATCATTCACCATTGATCCTAGAAGTTCTACGGTATTTGGCTGTAACATACAACAAGTGTGTAAAACTTCTATTTAAAAATTCAaatctaagaaaactaaaaaaaatcataagTGACCTACACTCATCTAAACAGAGTTGTTAAACgaacttaattatttattatttaagtTCAAATAATCTGGAACTACTTTTGCATCACTTATAATGCAGACACCGATATTTCTTTGCTTCTTTGCCTAGAGTACGGTTTCTAAAAATGCAAGACTTTCCGTTTTTTCGGCGTTTCTAGTTAGATATGAGATGGTCTTACACCCAAGATACTTCCCTGCAACATTATTCATGATCAATCCAATACCCGAAAAGTTAGTATTTTTATCAAAAGAAGCATCACAATATACTGCAATACAATCATCAAATAAATTACTAATGACAACACTATAGTCCGAGCCAACTAGTTGCATATATGAAAAATTTACTTGAGTAACAACATTATTGAAGTCTTGCACAATGTCATTCACTAATTTAAGCGTTATTCTAGCAGAATGATGATTGAGAGATTTATTCTGAAAAATGAAGGAACATCCATCTCTAAACACACCATGCAATAATAAAGACATACACAGCTTTATCTTATACGGATTCATTCAATCATTTGAGTGACCAGTTTGATAAAAGGGTAGCCAAGTGGAAAGCTAAGCATTTTAACCAATCATGTTGATTTGTGCTGGTTCAACATGTTTTAATGGCTTCCCATATTTATCACATGAATACTTTTAGAATTCCATATATTATCCTCCAACAAATGGAAAGATCccaaagggatttttggtggggTAAAATACTTCCTAATGGTCTTTATCCTATCAATTGGAAAAATGTTTGTTCTCATAAATTACAAGGTGGTCTCGGTTTTAAAAACCTTAAGCATGTGAATCGGTCTCTTTTGAGTAAATCTTCTTGAAAAATGCTCCACTATCCTAGAGATTTGTGCACTATtattcttagatgcaaatatcaaACATGGTAGAACTTTTCTTTATAACAAAAAACACGACTCTTTTTGAGTCTGGAAGAGTATATGATCTCGTCttgattttattgctcaaaacTATTTTTGGGAAGTGAGAAATGGTCTCGATATCCCTGCTTTCAGGGACAATTGGATCCCAAACCCAGTTGAACCTTTGCACGTGTCTGTTCCTAATCCTAATTTCTGCATGTCTAAATTCATTGATCAATAGTAGAAGTTGGAAACCAGATTTAGTAAATGCATATTTCACACCACTTAATGCTCAGTCCATCCTTAATACTAGAATTCCTCTTATAGGACACGATAGGATTATCTGtgtgacccgtccctccaccgatactgtccccacttatccactgcggttatccggcagaaATCCAGCAGAAACTGCTCGggcggcagtgtggggttttcaacgggcatctctgcggtaatccagcagaaacttccatggaggtcacccatccctggattactcccgcccgagcacgcttaactgcagagttttctgccaacacTGCATCCAATTGTGCTgcaaaggcctcggtgttaggaaaggaaaaaccattacttatattccatccgtccaaccactaccgaatatcggggtattacaataccaccaccttaaattggagccgtcctcggctccagaatacaTTCACAAGCCCAGATCTCTGAGGTTctctgcccctcatgagaagcacctggaccaaccccgtcaagcgtaccttcccaccctcgacaggtgacccgtcgtcggctctgataccatttgtaatgacctgtccctccaccgatattggacccacttatccactgcggttatccaccagtgtggggttttcaacgggcatctctGCGGTATCCAGCAGAaccttcccgggaggtcacccatccctggattactcccgcccgagcacgcttaactgcagagttttctgccaactctgcaTCCAATTatactgaaaaggcctcggttttaggaaaggacaaaccattacttatattccatccggccaaccactgccgaatatcggggtattacaatatgTCCTTATACTAAGAATGGTCAATTTTCGGTGAAATCAACTTACAAGGTCATTTCAAGTCAATTTCAATATATTCAAAACCCAAGCTTAGTTAATCCCACACAAAAACTCGGTGAGTCTTATATATCAAGGGAAAGGCTCGTCCCCGAACATCACTAcgcaaaacaaacacaaaaatttGGGAGGGTGTTCAGCCAATGAACTAGATGCAATTACTTGATGCTTTTTTAGACAAAATATCAGCAGTAAAGTTACCCTCTCTGTAGTGATGTTGAAAGCAAACATGTTCAAAACCAAGAGACATATGACAAATGTCTTGCAAAAGACATTTAAAAACCAAATACAATTATAAGTGCATAGACGTAGGTTACGGGCATGCTGTGAATCAGTTTCTTGACTCCAACATCTGATGCCAGCTGCATCGCATCTCTAATAGCCCATAATTTGCCTGCTTTGCGGGTTTCCCAGGTTATGCGAGCCGGCGGAAAAATTAGCTATACTTCGGGAGTTAATATTGTGTCCTTCCCTACCTCGACTTGCTCGGGACTACAAGGCTCTGGTTAGAGTTAGTATGAATATACTTTGCAAAGCTAACCAGAAAAGGTTCGTTAGCACTGCGTAAAATACCACCAATACCTGCATGACATGCATCATTTGAGGCCCCATCTATATTAAGTTTGATGTACCCTTTTGGGGATATATCCATTTAACATAAATATTGTATGCTCCTTGAGATTAGTAAGAAGCTATCAATAGTAGCAAGAgaatattttgttagagcactgctcggtcgaactcgcatgcgttgctatctcaagcatgtttgtcaatgttagtggtcaaaactataagtcttgatttctattctattatagctaagtctcggactaggatagaaagtgtagttgagctcaaggacttcatggcgattcatcatacaagtagaagaactactcaaggaatcggtggaacttctctacaAAAAGGTAAGTgacgacttgaacttatctatcactcaaaagtctatctactctatctcctactctttgagacaagaagtcgtattgatagacgcatttttgtgtctaatttgtcctcaatgttccgtattgttagtactcgatttcgtacttattatggtgtttcgtgtgtttgtaggtatttttagagaaataaacttGTGTTGAAAAAGTCGCTTGAAAAGTGCTATTTGTACCCCGTAAgagatttgctattcggacccatactttggataaggggcacctcaattgataaggggcacccacatgctattcgcacccaagcagctggATAAGGGACACTCTTTTCTTCCTCGTTTGAATgttagttttggcgggaaatcagtttttgaatattttcaaCCTGCGTACATCCTGTtttgaatttgaaggaacatTCATGAGATTCAATCACCGAATCCAATTGGAATGGACTTGATAGGCCCAACCAATGCTGGTTTGGATGTTCGAAAGAGTTtagttgggctggataatcgctGGGAAGAAAACAGGTCAATATATTCCCGTGAGTCATTCGATGAATTTTTTGTTATCTGCGGAAGGTTATCTTGAGTCAACAGCGTTCTTTTTTTCATATGAGGAAATTTTCCAACGCGTTGGAGTGTGCAGAGCTGAAGTTAACGCGTGAACGAGCtataaaaggaaattatttcCCGTGAATGGCAGAAGAGAATAACGAATTTATTGGAGGATTATTATCAGTTATGGGGAGTATTATCGGTTCTGGGAGGCTATATAAGTTGATAGGGTGAACATATAAgtgggacggagagtttgggagaggcggagagcaacaacagaagagaaaaaaatcgcACTAAAGAACCACCATttatgctgctgctgaagaacacgaagaacaaaagaccaccagaggcagtcgttcatgctacagtgacaacgacagccacacgagggtcgcagagatacaacaacaacaattcttttttatcgttctttgtaacagtgttttgcaacaattataaacgttgcaaacacccgattttcataattttctctccatttcatctttgtaaacaaattttgagcatgaatcaatattttgagcaagtttacacaatgatgagctaaacccatcctccggggcgacggaggaagctatttcgccaatgaaatgtggtaatctctattttatttaatttatgcaattattatatgattatttgccttgataaataaatagataaaatggtttttgttaaacaattgttatttcaattgat encodes:
- the LOC113350281 gene encoding NADH dehydrogenase [ubiquinone] iron-sulfur protein 5-B-like; translated protein: MASGWGITGNKGRCYDFWTDFSECMSSCREPKDCALLREDYLECLHHAKEFQRRNRVYKEEQRQIRAAARKAKGEEDGVGLKTAHA